A single genomic interval of Bacillus sp. es.036 harbors:
- a CDS encoding citrate synthase/methylcitrate synthase — protein MIHAGLEGVVAADSKISLVDGENGWLVYRGEWAKRIAKEKSFEEAAYFLWNGVFPDAKQLNAFTSSLGEARVLSTSHKEIINRLPETMEMMSVVRTVLSSLGNQSFQFPATQEQGIQLLSIVPTIIAYRYRTQKGLPIIEPDLSLSHVGNYLYMLTGKQPQDNHVKALTAYFILTMEHGLNASTFTARVIASTESDLASAITGAIGAMKGPLHGGAPTGVIDLLDEIKRDGDVEKVLRHKLENREKLMGFGHRVYKTRDPRATALSEITSDFYDDEEFQLAHEVEETAVRLLHEYKPDRKLYANVEYYAAAILRAIELPTELFTPTFTAARTAGWIAHVYEQNENNRIIRPSSVYSGNMPE, from the coding sequence ATGATTCATGCAGGTTTAGAAGGAGTCGTTGCAGCTGATTCCAAAATCAGCCTTGTGGATGGAGAGAATGGATGGCTCGTCTATCGAGGAGAATGGGCCAAACGCATCGCAAAAGAAAAGTCATTTGAAGAGGCCGCCTATTTTCTATGGAATGGCGTGTTTCCTGATGCTAAGCAACTAAATGCTTTTACTTCATCACTTGGTGAAGCAAGAGTTTTATCGACGAGTCATAAAGAAATTATCAACCGCTTGCCAGAAACTATGGAAATGATGAGCGTTGTGCGAACTGTTCTATCTTCCTTAGGAAATCAATCATTTCAGTTTCCAGCTACCCAGGAACAAGGCATTCAACTTCTGAGTATTGTTCCGACAATCATTGCTTATCGCTATCGAACCCAAAAAGGATTACCGATCATCGAACCAGACTTATCACTCTCGCATGTAGGGAATTATTTATACATGCTCACTGGTAAACAACCTCAGGACAATCATGTGAAAGCATTAACAGCGTATTTTATTTTAACAATGGAGCATGGTCTAAATGCGTCTACATTTACAGCACGCGTGATTGCTTCAACTGAAAGTGACCTGGCATCGGCTATTACAGGAGCGATTGGTGCTATGAAAGGGCCACTTCACGGTGGCGCTCCAACTGGTGTAATAGATTTGTTAGACGAAATAAAGCGAGATGGAGACGTTGAGAAAGTATTACGGCATAAGCTTGAAAATCGTGAGAAGCTTATGGGCTTTGGACATCGCGTCTATAAAACCCGAGACCCCCGTGCTACCGCTTTAAGCGAAATCACATCAGACTTTTATGATGATGAAGAGTTTCAATTAGCACACGAAGTAGAAGAAACTGCTGTACGCCTTTTACATGAGTACAAACCTGATCGAAAACTTTATGCGAATGTTGAATACTATGCCGCAGCGATCTTAAGAGCCATTGAACTTCCTACAGAACTATTTACGCCGACATTTACAGCAGCAAGAACTGCTGGTTGGATCGCTCACGTCTATGAGCAAAATGAAAATAACCGAATTATTCGACCATCCTCTGTTTATAGCGGGAATATGCCGGAGTAG
- a CDS encoding LysR family transcriptional regulator yields MNINWLKTFVAAASYENFRETAEKLYLAQPTVTVHIQQLEKQIGSKLFMKSGRRVVLSEAGRQFLPHAKEMMEQYEQSLRHMNGWRQGYHHKLTLAVSPLIAATVLPSVLQQFMKAYPSIEVVVKVSESNEIGGMVARNVADFGLSRMQSVETHLKCEQIGADPIVLVVPHDGGDAETSLPLSLNDFCTQLTLLTHNHPDYWDDLLLELRSKYEGIRTMVVSQVHITKRFIEEGLGYSFLPRSSVQRELFEGRMLQVETTEIRLPEVHTYLVYHHLSNEALKFKEFIERNLQ; encoded by the coding sequence ATGAACATCAATTGGCTTAAAACGTTTGTTGCGGCAGCAAGTTATGAAAATTTTAGAGAGACCGCTGAGAAACTATATCTTGCGCAACCAACTGTAACGGTTCATATTCAACAGCTCGAGAAACAGATTGGTAGTAAGTTGTTTATGAAAAGTGGACGTCGGGTTGTTCTTTCTGAAGCAGGAAGGCAGTTTTTACCTCATGCAAAGGAAATGATGGAGCAATATGAGCAAAGCTTACGTCATATGAATGGCTGGCGACAGGGGTACCATCACAAATTAACGCTCGCTGTATCTCCATTGATTGCAGCAACCGTTCTTCCAAGTGTGCTACAGCAATTTATGAAAGCTTATCCATCGATAGAAGTTGTTGTAAAAGTGAGTGAGTCGAATGAGATTGGAGGGATGGTGGCTAGAAATGTTGCAGATTTCGGGTTATCTCGTATGCAATCGGTAGAGACCCATCTAAAGTGCGAGCAAATTGGAGCTGATCCGATTGTGCTTGTCGTTCCACATGATGGTGGTGATGCTGAAACTAGTCTACCGCTTTCACTAAATGATTTTTGTACACAGTTAACGCTATTAACGCACAATCATCCGGATTATTGGGATGATTTATTACTTGAGTTAAGGTCGAAGTATGAGGGCATAAGGACGATGGTTGTCTCACAAGTTCATATTACAAAAAGGTTTATTGAAGAAGGATTGGGGTATTCTTTTCTACCACGTTCCTCTGTTCAGCGAGAGCTATTTGAAGGAAGGATGCTACAAGTAGAGACGACTGAAATCAGACTCCCTGAGGTTCATACGTATCTGGTATATCATCATCTATCGAACGAAGCTTTAAAATTTAAGGAATTCATCGAACGAAATCTCCAATAA
- a CDS encoding SPL family radical SAM protein, translating to MKPSIETKTARSILTKGTGFLHGYSHTLNPYAGCAFGCSYCYVRRMPISLFREEDWGAWVDIKENATDLVKKEIPKARKKGRVSIFMSSSTDPYQPVEHKTYLTRGLLEAMIEESPDFLFLQTRSPLVTRDIDLLKQFKNKILVSMTVETDLESVRKIFAPSAPPIHARLKAIQQLRSEGIPVQAAVAPLLPCSEQFPLKLAEVTDRLTLDDFFMGDGSGGKRTEQLGIRKLFEENGLLDWYDQQAYLKIKRRLQEVFAENAIYISQEGFYPPKGSDC from the coding sequence TTGAAACCTTCAATTGAAACGAAAACAGCTCGATCGATCTTAACCAAAGGTACTGGGTTTCTTCATGGGTATAGTCATACACTTAATCCTTACGCTGGATGTGCGTTTGGGTGTTCGTATTGCTACGTTAGAAGAATGCCGATATCCCTTTTTAGAGAAGAAGATTGGGGAGCCTGGGTAGATATAAAAGAAAATGCAACTGATCTTGTGAAGAAAGAAATTCCGAAAGCACGTAAAAAGGGTCGGGTATCGATATTTATGTCTTCTTCCACAGACCCGTATCAACCAGTGGAACATAAAACGTACTTAACGAGAGGGTTGTTAGAGGCGATGATTGAAGAAAGTCCTGACTTTTTGTTTCTTCAAACCCGGTCTCCACTCGTTACAAGAGATATCGACCTTCTAAAGCAATTTAAAAATAAAATTCTTGTCAGTATGACAGTAGAAACAGATCTTGAGTCAGTTCGCAAAATCTTTGCTCCGTCAGCACCACCGATTCATGCAAGGTTAAAAGCGATTCAACAGTTACGGTCTGAAGGCATACCAGTGCAAGCTGCTGTCGCACCACTATTACCATGCTCAGAGCAATTTCCACTTAAGTTAGCTGAAGTAACGGATCGCCTTACACTAGATGACTTTTTTATGGGAGATGGAAGTGGGGGCAAACGAACGGAGCAGCTTGGGATTCGAAAATTATTTGAGGAAAATGGTTTGCTTGATTGGTATGATCAGCAGGCATATTTGAAAATAAAACGTCGACTGCAAGAGGTTTTCGCTGAAAATGCGATTTATATTTCTCAAGAAGGTTTTTATCCCCCAAAAGGAAGTGATTGTTAA
- a CDS encoding S1C family serine protease: MSKKLALLLSLTSSLFILVIGGIGFYFLHDSYSSTAVKATSSLGKKTDTSEKTAEEPNLKSVIHETQKSVVQIEVNLKDGSSSGSGFLYNSKGDVITNAHVVEGAQKITVKTSDAKQFEAQIIGMGDTTDVAVIRVPGLKENSPLSVAEERMAEVGDNIIALGSPLGLQNTVTTGIVSGLDREFILEPYRYEHIYQISAPITKGNSGGPLIDATTGEAIAINSAGTDSGAIGFSIPLPNVIDQIKGWSDEPIKLTVDDESKEEVATPQGLTGEDFKNNATYLIGYFYESLSTQDYVTAYSLLGSRWQSEMVYEDFRRGYIHTHNVEVSNMTGSLNQTNDQVKVTATIKANERTEDKKTTTSLYNVTYQVGYENDQLKILNGNAQKLK; this comes from the coding sequence ATGTCTAAGAAATTAGCTTTACTATTATCCCTGACTAGTTCTCTCTTCATTCTAGTTATCGGAGGCATAGGTTTTTATTTTTTACACGATTCCTACTCTAGTACGGCCGTTAAAGCAACTTCTTCTCTCGGTAAGAAAACAGATACATCAGAAAAGACAGCAGAAGAACCAAATTTAAAATCTGTGATTCATGAAACACAAAAAAGCGTCGTCCAAATTGAGGTGAATTTAAAAGACGGGTCATCTTCAGGCTCTGGCTTCCTCTACAATTCGAAAGGTGACGTCATTACGAATGCTCATGTAGTTGAAGGAGCACAAAAGATTACAGTTAAAACGTCCGACGCTAAACAATTCGAGGCCCAAATTATTGGTATGGGAGATACAACTGATGTAGCAGTCATACGCGTACCTGGGCTAAAAGAGAATTCCCCGCTTTCAGTTGCTGAGGAGCGCATGGCAGAAGTTGGCGATAACATCATCGCTCTTGGAAGTCCTCTTGGGCTACAAAACACTGTAACAACCGGGATTGTTAGCGGTTTAGATCGAGAGTTTATTTTAGAGCCTTATCGCTATGAACATATTTACCAAATATCCGCCCCCATTACAAAAGGAAACAGTGGTGGCCCTCTTATCGATGCTACTACAGGTGAAGCCATTGCGATCAATTCTGCAGGTACAGATTCAGGCGCCATTGGTTTTAGCATTCCGCTTCCAAACGTCATCGACCAAATCAAAGGCTGGTCTGATGAACCGATTAAACTAACAGTCGATGATGAAAGTAAAGAAGAAGTAGCTACACCTCAAGGACTAACGGGAGAAGATTTTAAAAATAATGCTACTTACCTCATTGGTTACTTTTATGAAAGTCTTTCCACTCAAGACTATGTAACAGCCTACTCACTGCTTGGAAGCCGCTGGCAAAGCGAGATGGTTTATGAAGATTTTCGGAGGGGTTACATCCATACTCACAATGTTGAAGTTTCGAATATGACCGGTAGTTTAAATCAAACCAATGATCAAGTAAAAGTAACGGCAACAATTAAAGCAAATGAACGAACTGAGGATAAAAAAACGACGACCTCACTCTATAATGTTACTTATCAAGTCGGTTATGAAAATGACCAGTTAAAAATTCTAAATGGAAATGCTCAGAAATTAAAATAA
- a CDS encoding zinc ribbon domain-containing protein: protein MYCPHCGKKRGQNEQFCFSCGKELIPQKNSNRSLSIMWHWLPLMIFLILAISLSGYYFYEESVTKSAIRSFEKGEELAKKGDFEAAQEQFIEAKKNRSHFPAAEVNRNIVVTAITVKDTLNQAEKERQQDHHAEALELIRQAEDLTATYKGEVASHLQSEIASSRTTVMVAELKYDMKGKKSIDELKPVLTRAETLQVDEAQEIASQIRSQLIDFTINEANQFLEENHFTEALNAVDEGLQINKDHEKLSNLKTVIEKRRNSFEEEQQKRIEHAMVVAAKEEEMNRTSAIELTDLKTEITDYDELKVTGQVTSKATVPVNSIGASFKVIDGDGNEFDQGEVYINPDKLYPDDTGKFDFMIYDVGDEVENLDEFTVQIDHFTWYLD, encoded by the coding sequence ATGTATTGTCCACATTGTGGAAAAAAGAGAGGCCAAAATGAACAATTTTGCTTCTCCTGCGGAAAAGAATTGATTCCGCAGAAAAACTCCAACCGAAGCCTTTCCATTATGTGGCATTGGTTACCATTAATGATATTCCTTATCCTCGCTATCTCCCTTTCAGGCTATTATTTTTATGAAGAATCGGTAACGAAATCAGCGATTCGCTCATTTGAAAAAGGAGAAGAGTTGGCGAAGAAAGGCGATTTTGAAGCAGCTCAAGAACAATTTATAGAAGCGAAAAAAAACAGAAGTCATTTCCCTGCAGCGGAAGTGAATAGAAATATAGTTGTCACTGCAATTACCGTCAAAGATACGCTTAATCAGGCGGAAAAAGAAAGACAGCAGGACCATCATGCAGAAGCACTCGAACTGATTCGACAAGCTGAGGATTTAACAGCTACTTATAAAGGAGAGGTTGCCTCGCATTTACAAAGTGAGATCGCCTCCTCTCGAACAACTGTCATGGTTGCTGAGTTAAAGTATGATATGAAAGGAAAAAAATCGATTGATGAATTGAAACCAGTTTTGACGAGAGCAGAAACGTTACAGGTTGATGAGGCACAGGAAATTGCTAGTCAAATTCGCAGTCAGCTAATAGACTTCACAATTAATGAAGCGAATCAATTTTTAGAAGAAAATCACTTTACAGAAGCACTCAACGCCGTTGACGAAGGTTTACAGATCAATAAAGACCATGAAAAATTATCAAATCTGAAGACCGTCATTGAAAAAAGACGAAATTCTTTTGAAGAAGAACAACAGAAGCGCATTGAACATGCGATGGTGGTCGCTGCAAAAGAAGAAGAAATGAACCGAACAAGTGCAATCGAACTAACCGATTTAAAAACGGAAATAACCGATTACGACGAATTAAAAGTAACTGGTCAAGTGACAAGCAAAGCTACCGTTCCAGTAAACTCGATTGGAGCCTCCTTTAAGGTAATCGACGGAGATGGAAACGAATTTGATCAAGGTGAAGTGTATATTAATCCCGACAAACTTTATCCTGACGATACAGGAAAATTTGATTTTATGATCTATGATGTTGGTGATGAGGTGGAGAATCTTGATGAGTTCACCGTACAAATTGATCACTTTACATGGTATTTGGATTAA
- a CDS encoding TetR/AcrR family transcriptional regulator, whose protein sequence is MKKDSTQDRIKEVALILFARNGFEGTSLSEIASGVGIKKPSLYAHYKSKEDLFLAVIHKVSVDYNAFFIKTAEELSDQIPEDQLYYLLHKNTSYLRNDELGLIFKRMMLFPPESLRSDIYAMFEKTEDVMRQVIQSILVQMVDEEEWEQVFDAYLCLLDGVFEQVFYYSAEEHKKRLENSWSAFIKGVYSREEK, encoded by the coding sequence ATGAAAAAAGATTCAACTCAAGATCGCATTAAAGAGGTTGCACTCATTTTATTTGCTCGTAATGGGTTTGAAGGAACTTCCCTATCAGAAATCGCTTCAGGTGTGGGAATAAAGAAGCCTTCTCTTTATGCACATTATAAGAGTAAGGAAGATCTCTTTTTAGCTGTCATCCATAAAGTATCCGTTGATTACAATGCGTTTTTTATAAAGACTGCAGAAGAATTAAGCGATCAGATCCCAGAAGATCAGCTTTATTATCTGCTTCACAAAAACACAAGTTATTTAAGAAATGATGAGTTGGGTCTGATCTTTAAACGAATGATGCTGTTTCCACCAGAATCGCTAAGATCAGACATATACGCTATGTTTGAAAAAACAGAAGATGTGATGAGACAGGTGATTCAATCAATCCTTGTACAGATGGTCGACGAAGAGGAGTGGGAACAGGTTTTTGATGCTTATTTATGTCTACTTGATGGGGTGTTTGAACAGGTTTTCTATTATTCAGCTGAAGAGCATAAAAAACGTCTGGAAAATTCGTGGTCGGCTTTTATTAAAGGTGTTTATAGTAGGGAGGAGAAGTAG
- a CDS encoding DMT family transporter, which yields MAWIYLVIGGLMEVLWAIGLKYSDGFTNPMISLLTIVGIVTSFYFFARALKYLPVGTAYAIFTGLGAAGTAVIGMMFLNESISLMKIFFIILLISSIIGLKLNAKEA from the coding sequence ATGGCATGGATTTATCTTGTAATAGGTGGTCTGATGGAAGTTTTATGGGCAATTGGTTTAAAATATTCCGATGGATTTACGAATCCAATGATTAGTTTGTTAACGATTGTAGGAATTGTAACGAGTTTTTACTTTTTTGCGAGAGCGTTAAAGTATTTACCTGTGGGTACGGCCTATGCCATTTTTACTGGACTTGGAGCCGCAGGAACAGCGGTCATTGGCATGATGTTTTTAAATGAATCAATTAGTTTAATGAAAATCTTTTTTATCATATTGCTCATTTCTTCCATTATTGGCTTAAAGCTAAATGCGAAGGAAGCATAG
- a CDS encoding DMT family transporter: MAWIALLIAGLGEVGGVISLKLSEGFTKLKPSIFTILFGSMSFFMLSLSLKALPVGTAYAIWTGIGSAGSVLIGMYWFKEPRNRMQLVLISCVVISVVGLRVAEG, translated from the coding sequence ATGGCATGGATTGCATTATTAATCGCTGGGCTTGGTGAAGTTGGCGGTGTGATTAGTTTAAAGTTGTCTGAAGGGTTTACTAAATTAAAACCGTCTATTTTTACGATCTTATTCGGATCGATGAGCTTTTTTATGTTGTCCTTATCTTTAAAGGCATTGCCAGTAGGTACGGCTTATGCCATTTGGACGGGAATCGGTTCAGCGGGAAGTGTTTTAATTGGGATGTACTGGTTTAAGGAACCAAGGAACCGGATGCAATTAGTGTTAATATCCTGTGTCGTCATATCAGTTGTAGGGCTTCGCGTAGCAGAGGGTTGA
- a CDS encoding RAxF-45 family protein codes for MSNAFVRTEFMEYVSICRAIFHEVAIEGTSVSKFSNFIRKKA; via the coding sequence ATGTCTAACGCTTTTGTTCGTACGGAATTTATGGAATATGTATCGATTTGCCGTGCGATTTTTCATGAAGTTGCTATTGAAGGGACAAGTGTGTCCAAATTCAGCAACTTCATAAGAAAAAAAGCGTAA
- the abc-f gene encoding ribosomal protection-like ABC-F family protein: protein MICTAQGISKMLGGNCLFEDLSFEVMENDRVGIVGRNGSGKTTLLKLIAGIESIDHGVIHYKKGTKVGYLAQIASDSELTVKEVLRKAFTNLITMQERMSELESEMGRGDENDRTLKEYGQLLEVFTRKGGYEIDSSIHYVANGLGIKGLLSTSFDRLSGGEKTKVSLGMLLLQEPELLLLDEPTNHLDVEAVEWLETFMQQYKGTIVIVSHDRYFLDEVVTKIMDLEDGELHVYQGNYSGFVEKKEKLLLAEFAAYQEQQKKMKKMREAIKRLKEWANQANPPNAALHKRARNMERALERIDKIKRPLLERRKMGLEFDLNERSGKDVVRFEDVSIGYQGRSLVKSSNLHIRYGERVAIVGKNGSGKTTLLKALLGSIPPQYGKVSISGSVKVGYLSQHVLKESGEKRVIDVYRDTAKVSESDARHELASFLFYGYSVFSKVSSLSGGEKMRLRLAQLMSQKLNLLVLDEPTNHLDIDSREIVEDALDKFTGTIICVSHDRYFLNKCFPVTYWIENNHLHHYIYPYSDAKQKHLQTLEQGKESTVKKKKTKTDPVEAEVVLDAEAEVEKLEARLFEIDQQMSVTNCRREYQDLSVEKEKLSLKREQLYEMLMGEER, encoded by the coding sequence ATGATATGTACTGCGCAAGGAATTAGTAAAATGCTTGGTGGAAATTGCTTATTTGAGGATCTTTCATTTGAAGTGATGGAGAATGACAGAGTTGGAATCGTAGGTAGGAACGGAAGTGGAAAAACGACTCTTTTAAAACTTATAGCGGGAATTGAATCAATCGATCATGGGGTGATTCATTATAAGAAGGGAACAAAAGTTGGTTATTTAGCGCAAATTGCGAGTGATTCTGAATTAACAGTTAAGGAAGTTCTTAGAAAAGCTTTCACTAACCTTATTACAATGCAAGAGCGAATGAGCGAACTCGAATCGGAAATGGGGAGAGGGGATGAGAATGATCGCACGTTAAAGGAATATGGACAACTGCTTGAGGTTTTTACAAGAAAAGGGGGATATGAAATTGATTCGTCTATACATTATGTCGCAAATGGACTTGGGATCAAGGGCCTTCTTTCTACATCTTTTGATCGACTGAGCGGTGGGGAGAAGACGAAAGTAAGTCTTGGTATGTTACTGCTTCAAGAACCTGAATTATTGTTATTAGATGAGCCAACCAATCATTTGGACGTGGAAGCAGTGGAATGGCTGGAGACGTTTATGCAGCAATATAAGGGTACGATTGTCATTGTTTCGCATGATCGCTATTTTCTTGATGAAGTTGTAACGAAAATAATGGACCTGGAAGATGGTGAATTACATGTTTATCAGGGGAACTACAGTGGTTTTGTAGAAAAGAAAGAAAAATTGTTGCTAGCTGAATTTGCTGCTTATCAAGAGCAACAAAAGAAAATGAAGAAAATGAGAGAAGCCATTAAACGATTAAAAGAATGGGCAAATCAAGCGAATCCACCGAATGCCGCGCTTCACAAACGGGCGAGGAATATGGAAAGAGCGCTTGAACGCATAGATAAAATCAAGCGCCCTCTTCTAGAACGAAGAAAAATGGGATTGGAATTCGATTTAAATGAGAGAAGCGGAAAAGATGTCGTTCGTTTTGAAGATGTTTCAATTGGTTATCAAGGACGATCATTAGTAAAGAGTAGTAACTTGCACATTCGTTACGGGGAACGTGTGGCGATAGTAGGGAAAAATGGAAGTGGGAAAACAACGCTTTTGAAAGCGCTACTTGGCTCAATTCCGCCTCAGTATGGAAAGGTTAGCATAAGTGGAAGCGTAAAAGTCGGTTATCTGTCTCAACATGTTCTGAAAGAAAGTGGAGAGAAGAGAGTTATTGATGTGTATCGGGATACTGCAAAGGTTTCTGAATCAGATGCAAGGCATGAGTTAGCCAGCTTTCTCTTCTATGGTTACAGCGTTTTTTCGAAAGTATCATCATTAAGCGGTGGGGAGAAAATGCGACTGCGATTGGCCCAGTTAATGAGTCAGAAACTGAACTTATTAGTACTTGATGAGCCAACAAATCATCTCGATATTGACTCGAGAGAAATAGTAGAAGATGCACTCGACAAATTTACAGGAACCATTATTTGTGTCTCTCATGATCGCTATTTTTTAAATAAATGTTTTCCGGTAACGTACTGGATAGAAAATAATCATCTCCACCACTATATTTATCCTTACAGTGATGCGAAACAGAAGCACCTTCAAACCTTGGAGCAGGGAAAAGAATCTACGGTTAAAAAGAAGAAGACTAAAACGGATCCGGTGGAAGCGGAGGTAGTACTTGATGCAGAAGCAGAAGTCGAAAAACTCGAGGCACGTCTCTTTGAAATTGATCAGCAAATGAGCGTGACGAATTGCAGAAGAGAATATCAGGATTTATCTGTGGAGAAAGAAAAGCTAAGTTTAAAACGAGAACAATTATATGAAATGTTAATGGGGGAAGAGAGATGA
- a CDS encoding aminoglycoside N(3)-acetyltransferase, with protein MTEKKAIHTVCMPHTVSSLVVDFRELGIKEGMTLIVHASLSSLGWVCGGAEAVIQALMEAVGEEGTLVMPAQSAGNSDPAEWMAPPVPESWWPVIRENMPAFSRETTATRGMGAIAELFRRFPGVVRSNHPMYSFTAWGKNREYVTEHQPLQAGFGETSPLAKIYELDGKILFIGVGHESNTSLHLSEHAKTDQVYVTKSAALLENSERVWKTYNEIDYDSECFEKVGYEFERIENYQTMKIGGALCKLFDQRKVVDFGRKWYAERC; from the coding sequence ATGACAGAGAAAAAAGCGATTCATACGGTTTGTATGCCACACACAGTCAGTAGTCTTGTCGTGGACTTTCGGGAGTTAGGGATAAAGGAAGGGATGACTTTAATTGTGCATGCCTCACTTAGTTCACTTGGATGGGTGTGCGGAGGAGCAGAAGCCGTTATTCAAGCGCTTATGGAAGCGGTTGGAGAAGAGGGGACGCTTGTCATGCCTGCTCAATCGGCCGGTAATTCGGATCCGGCAGAATGGATGGCACCCCCCGTTCCCGAGTCATGGTGGCCAGTTATTCGTGAGAATATGCCGGCCTTCTCACGCGAAACAACAGCAACAAGAGGTATGGGGGCAATTGCTGAGCTTTTCAGACGATTTCCAGGGGTCGTAAGAAGTAATCATCCAATGTACTCTTTTACAGCTTGGGGGAAGAATAGAGAGTACGTGACGGAGCATCAACCGCTACAAGCAGGATTTGGAGAAACATCTCCGCTAGCTAAAATTTACGAGCTAGATGGAAAAATTCTTTTCATAGGTGTTGGTCATGAAAGCAATACCTCTCTTCATTTATCTGAGCATGCGAAAACAGATCAAGTATATGTTACAAAATCAGCTGCGCTGTTGGAGAATAGTGAGAGAGTTTGGAAAACCTACAACGAAATCGACTACGATTCAGAGTGTTTTGAAAAGGTTGGATATGAATTTGAGAGAATTGAAAACTATCAAACAATGAAAATCGGTGGTGCTCTCTGCAAATTATTTGATCAGAGGAAGGTGGTCGACTTTGGACGGAAATGGTATGCAGAACGTTGTTAA